One genomic window of uncultured delta proteobacterium includes the following:
- a CDS encoding putative acetolactate synthase large subunit (Evidence 3 : Function proposed based on presence of conserved amino acid motif, structural feature or limited homology): protein MSCDNAQCKGGRMTGGRALAEMLKICGVGPMFGMGGFQMLPFYEGIRALGMEHYLITDENNGALAADAYARMTGRPAVCDGTTGPGAANLATGLIESLNAGVPVIAVVGDTHRAHSWKNMTQEARQMELLRPCVKELIRVEVVARVPELVRRAFAVATSGRPGPVLLDLPEDVMHGDHKFKPEDFYVNERILSAPALRSRPAADGMEAAAALLAQAKRPMILAGGGVHLSWAQQTLNDFAKEFSIPVAYTMSGKGVVADTGELSVGLFGRYSRIANDLMEQADCLFVVGCKLGEIASKRYELPKAGTPIIHLDIVPEEIERWAKTNVALWGDAKETLRELAPMLRKKTGGPVARPEYFAEIKKRKADWYAVARARYESTESPINMGRMMAELNAFMPEDGVLIVDGGFAAHWGALLYDTKGTGRTFIANRGFASIGYGIPAAIGVSLAAKHGGLQGPVVSITGDGGLNMSIGELDTAMRAKTPFILIVVNNAASGYVRALQHAFYGEGHYQSSAITDTDFAAVARSYGCHGIRVEKPEDLQAALRQAAQNKDKPTVVDVVVTRDPGQMLPAADNRALAFRAGDRPV from the coding sequence ATGTCCTGCGACAATGCACAGTGCAAAGGCGGAAGAATGACGGGCGGCCGCGCCCTCGCGGAGATGCTGAAAATCTGCGGGGTAGGGCCGATGTTCGGGATGGGCGGGTTCCAGATGCTGCCCTTTTACGAGGGCATCCGCGCCCTCGGCATGGAGCATTACCTTATCACGGACGAAAACAACGGCGCGCTCGCGGCGGACGCTTACGCCCGCATGACGGGCCGCCCGGCGGTCTGCGACGGCACAACCGGCCCCGGCGCTGCCAACCTGGCGACCGGCCTTATTGAATCCCTGAACGCCGGGGTGCCGGTCATCGCGGTGGTGGGCGATACCCACCGCGCCCATTCCTGGAAAAACATGACCCAGGAAGCGCGGCAGATGGAATTGCTCCGTCCTTGCGTCAAAGAGTTGATCCGGGTGGAAGTGGTGGCTCGCGTGCCGGAACTGGTGCGCCGCGCCTTTGCCGTCGCAACCAGCGGCCGCCCCGGCCCCGTGCTGCTCGATCTTCCCGAAGACGTGATGCACGGCGACCACAAGTTCAAGCCTGAAGATTTTTACGTCAACGAGCGCATCCTTTCCGCGCCCGCGCTCCGTTCCCGCCCGGCGGCGGACGGCATGGAAGCGGCCGCCGCCCTGCTGGCGCAAGCCAAGCGCCCCATGATTCTGGCCGGCGGCGGCGTGCACCTGTCCTGGGCGCAGCAGACGCTGAACGATTTCGCAAAGGAATTTTCCATCCCCGTGGCCTACACCATGAGCGGCAAGGGCGTGGTGGCGGATACCGGCGAATTGTCCGTGGGGCTTTTCGGCCGCTATTCCCGGATCGCCAACGACCTGATGGAACAGGCCGACTGCTTGTTCGTGGTGGGCTGCAAGCTCGGGGAAATCGCCAGCAAGCGGTATGAATTGCCCAAGGCCGGCACGCCGATCATCCATCTGGACATCGTGCCCGAGGAAATTGAGCGCTGGGCCAAGACCAACGTGGCGCTCTGGGGCGACGCGAAAGAAACCCTGCGGGAACTCGCGCCCATGCTGCGCAAAAAAACCGGCGGACCGGTTGCCCGGCCCGAATATTTCGCGGAAATCAAAAAGCGCAAGGCCGACTGGTATGCAGTGGCTCGCGCCCGCTATGAGAGCACGGAATCGCCCATCAACATGGGCCGCATGATGGCCGAGCTCAACGCCTTCATGCCCGAGGACGGCGTCCTCATCGTGGACGGCGGGTTTGCCGCGCACTGGGGCGCGCTGCTCTACGACACCAAGGGTACGGGCCGCACCTTCATCGCCAACCGGGGCTTCGCGTCCATCGGGTACGGCATCCCGGCGGCCATCGGGGTATCCCTGGCGGCCAAGCACGGCGGCCTGCAAGGGCCTGTTGTCAGCATCACCGGCGACGGCGGGCTGAACATGTCCATCGGCGAGCTGGATACCGCCATGCGGGCCAAAACGCCCTTTATCCTGATCGTGGTCAACAACGCGGCGTCCGGCTACGTGCGGGCGCTCCAGCACGCGTTCTACGGCGAGGGGCATTACCAGTCCAGCGCCATCACGGACACGGATTTCGCGGCAGTTGCCCGCAGCTACGGCTGCCACGGCATCCGGGTGGAAAAGCCCGAGGACCTGCAGGCGGCGCTCCGGCAGGCCGCCCAAAACAAGGATAAACCCACGGTCGTGGACGTGGTCGTCACCCGCGATCCCGGCCAGATGCTGCCCGCCGCCGACAACCGGGCCTTGGCGTTCCGGGCCGGAGACCGGCCTGTTTGA
- a CDS encoding MATE efflux family protein has translation MTQQRVTNRLETEPIGSLLVGYSFPAIISMVIVSLYNICSSIFIGHGVGALGITGLAVTFPFINLALAVCMLVAIGGATVCSIELGAGNPERAAQVLGHNVVLSLLFAVGFAALSLAFLDPILRLFGASADTIGHARDYMRIILWGAPVGNLMLALSHFLRASGYPKKSMAISLFSVGVNVILTALFIFVFDMGMKGAGYATVLSQFFALIPLYRHFRNPNSAVHFKRGIFRLRREVVKSILSIGLSPFFMNCSGCLIVMVINISLYAYGGDLAIGAYGIANRLLMLFAMTIFGLVQGMQPLIGYNFGAKRMDRVRRTLFLGVIAGTGVTSAGFVAAQFFPEILARLFTDHPDLIAMAARGMRLCTALFFLVGGQIVISGYFQSMGRASIAIFLALSRQILFLLPGLIILPRYMGLDGVWVSLPIADAVATLITIFILRRSFRNTPGGAFGKGA, from the coding sequence ATGACACAGCAGCGCGTGACCAACCGGCTTGAGACGGAACCCATCGGCTCCTTGCTGGTCGGCTATTCCTTCCCGGCCATTATCAGCATGGTCATTGTCTCGCTGTACAATATCTGCAGCAGCATCTTCATCGGCCACGGGGTAGGGGCGCTCGGCATAACCGGGCTGGCCGTGACCTTCCCCTTTATAAACCTGGCGCTGGCGGTCTGCATGCTGGTCGCCATCGGCGGGGCCACGGTCTGTTCCATCGAGCTCGGCGCCGGAAACCCGGAACGCGCCGCCCAGGTCCTCGGCCACAACGTCGTTCTCAGCCTGCTGTTCGCGGTGGGCTTTGCCGCGCTCAGCCTGGCGTTTCTCGACCCCATCCTGCGCCTGTTCGGGGCCAGCGCCGACACCATCGGCCATGCCCGCGACTATATGCGGATCATCCTCTGGGGCGCGCCCGTCGGCAACCTTATGCTGGCGCTCAGCCATTTTTTGCGCGCGTCCGGGTACCCCAAGAAATCCATGGCCATTTCCCTGTTCAGCGTGGGGGTCAATGTCATTTTGACGGCGCTGTTCATCTTTGTTTTTGATATGGGCATGAAAGGGGCGGGGTACGCCACGGTGCTGTCCCAGTTCTTCGCTCTCATCCCGCTGTACCGCCATTTCCGCAACCCGAACAGCGCGGTGCATTTCAAGCGCGGTATTTTCCGGCTGCGCCGGGAGGTGGTCAAATCCATCCTGTCCATCGGGCTTTCGCCCTTTTTCATGAACTGCAGCGGCTGCCTGATCGTGATGGTCATCAACATCAGCCTGTACGCGTACGGCGGCGACCTGGCCATCGGCGCCTACGGCATAGCCAACAGGCTCCTCATGCTGTTCGCCATGACCATTTTCGGGCTTGTGCAGGGCATGCAGCCGCTCATCGGCTATAACTTCGGCGCGAAGCGCATGGACAGGGTCCGGCGGACGCTCTTCCTGGGCGTCATCGCCGGAACCGGTGTCACTTCCGCCGGTTTTGTGGCCGCGCAGTTCTTTCCGGAAATCCTGGCCCGGCTGTTCACGGATCATCCGGACCTTATCGCCATGGCCGCCAGAGGCATGCGGCTGTGCACGGCCCTTTTTTTCCTGGTGGGGGGGCAGATTGTGATTTCCGGATATTTTCAATCCATGGGCCGGGCTTCCATCGCCATTTTTCTCGCCCTTTCCCGGCAGATCCTGTTCCTTCTGCCGGGGCTCATCATCCTGCCGCGCTACATGGGTCTTGACGGGGTCTGGGTGAGCCTGCCCATCGCGGACGCCGTAGCCACGCTCATCACCATCTTCATCCTGCGCCGGTCATTCCGCAATACGCCGGGCGGCGCTTTCGGCAAGGGCGCTTAG
- a CDS encoding conserved membrane hypothetical protein (Evidence 4 : Homologs of previously reported genes of unknown function), which produces MDTVTRRINAFFRLEENKTCIRNEFFGGLTTFMAMAYVVFVVPGMLADAGMPKEPAITALICITTAVTLGMGLWANFPVAAAPGLGISAFFAYYVCGTLHLPWQTALGAVFISGAVFLLLTITRLRQMIIDAVPTDLKYAIVAGIGTFIAFIGLKNCGIIVAHPQNFVALGNVTAPTALLALFGICLISAMMAKGIRVAIPAGIILITIAGMAAGEVPLPSKLADVMTFSVPSPAPLIGQLDLMGAVHYGLFSIIFTITVVDLFDNIGTLIGLSRKANLMDEQGHIPGLDRALITDSIGAMGSAVMGTPTVTAYIESASGIAAGGRTGLTAVFTALFFLLTLLFVPLVALVPGFATAPALVIVGALMLQEVKHIDFADFRIALPAFLTIVMMPLTFSIAAGFGFGFISYVLLQAFTGEFRKVSLTMWVISLCFAVNFALRLH; this is translated from the coding sequence ATGGACACAGTGACTCGTCGTATCAACGCCTTTTTCCGGCTTGAGGAAAACAAAACCTGCATCAGGAACGAATTTTTCGGCGGCCTGACCACCTTCATGGCCATGGCCTACGTGGTCTTCGTGGTGCCGGGCATGCTGGCGGACGCGGGCATGCCCAAAGAGCCCGCGATCACGGCGCTGATCTGCATCACCACCGCCGTGACCCTGGGCATGGGGCTGTGGGCCAACTTCCCGGTGGCCGCCGCGCCGGGCCTGGGCATCAGCGCATTTTTCGCCTATTACGTTTGCGGCACGCTCCACCTGCCCTGGCAGACGGCGCTCGGGGCGGTGTTCATCTCCGGCGCGGTCTTTTTGCTGCTTACCATCACCCGGCTGCGGCAGATGATTATCGACGCCGTGCCCACGGACCTGAAATACGCAATCGTGGCGGGCATCGGCACGTTCATCGCGTTCATCGGCCTGAAAAACTGCGGCATCATCGTCGCGCACCCCCAGAATTTCGTGGCGCTCGGCAACGTTACCGCCCCAACAGCCCTGCTGGCGCTTTTCGGCATCTGCCTCATCAGCGCCATGATGGCAAAGGGGATCAGGGTGGCCATACCCGCCGGGATCATCCTTATCACCATCGCCGGCATGGCCGCGGGGGAGGTGCCCCTGCCCTCGAAACTCGCGGACGTCATGACGTTCTCCGTCCCCAGCCCGGCCCCGCTGATCGGGCAGCTCGACCTCATGGGCGCGGTGCATTACGGGCTTTTCTCCATCATCTTCACGATCACGGTGGTGGATCTCTTCGACAACATCGGCACCCTGATCGGCCTGTCCCGCAAGGCCAATCTCATGGACGAACAAGGCCATATCCCGGGCCTTGACCGGGCGCTCATCACCGACTCCATCGGGGCCATGGGCAGCGCCGTCATGGGCACCCCCACGGTCACGGCCTATATCGAGAGCGCCTCGGGCATCGCCGCCGGGGGGCGCACCGGGTTGACGGCCGTGTTCACCGCCCTGTTTTTCCTGCTGACCCTGCTGTTCGTGCCCCTGGTCGCCCTGGTGCCGGGCTTCGCCACCGCCCCGGCCCTCGTCATCGTGGGCGCGCTGATGCTGCAGGAGGTCAAGCACATCGACTTCGCGGATTTCCGCATCGCCCTGCCCGCCTTTCTGACCATCGTGATGATGCCGCTGACCTTCAGCATCGCGGCCGGGTTCGGGTTCGGGTTCATCAGCTACGTGCTGCTCCAGGCCTTCACGGGCGAATTCCGCAAGGTAAGCCTCACCATGTGGGTCATATCGTTGTGTTTCGCCGTAAACTTCGCGCTCAGGCTGCACTGA
- a CDS encoding putative tautomerase K2 (Evidence 3 : Function proposed based on presence of conserved amino acid motif, structural feature or limited homology), with the protein MPYVNIKITKDGVTPEKKAQLIKETTDMLARVLDKNPATTFVLIEEVDTDNWGIGGETVTVRRKKG; encoded by the coding sequence ATGCCTTACGTGAACATCAAAATTACCAAAGACGGCGTCACCCCGGAAAAGAAAGCCCAGCTGATAAAGGAAACCACGGACATGCTCGCCCGCGTCCTGGATAAAAACCCCGCGACCACGTTCGTCCTTATTGAAGAAGTGGATACGGACAACTGGGGAATCGGCGGCGAGACCGTCACCGTCCGCCGGAAAAAAGGGTAA
- a CDS encoding putative acetolactate synthase large subunit (Evidence 3 : Function proposed based on presence of conserved amino acid motif, structural feature or limited homology), which translates to MALEKGIKGSEFLAKTLKGYGTTHVFLVEAILRRTMVELEKLGVRRIVAHSEKAAAYMADGYARVSRKVGVCFAQSVGAANLASGLQDAFLANAPVLAFTGQKPPMFQHRNAYQEIIHRPLFEPVTKYNVSLTEPGQLPLYLRQAFREATSGCPGPVHIDLPDNLGFFIDNSTIFEEPAAEESFMAAPSYRIPPCREDVAAAVKELMAAERPVIVAGGGAVFSGAGAEVTALAELLDIPVAVSVDGKGSIADNHPLSLGPVGNYARACANEIVSQADLVLYVGCGTGDQVTRNWTIPAKGTRIIQIDIDPLELGRNYPNTLGLLGDARLTLAAMAAAIGAKRSNAGSRAGWADQAARAVAAWRKSLEPLRASDAVPIRAERLCAELEKVLPEDAVLVSDTGFSAIWTAAMVDCNHPGQRYIRAAGGSLGWGYPAALGAKCAVGERPVICFTGDGAIWYHIAEMETAVRHNIATVTVLNNNGGFGQCLGGIRAAYGDGPGRKEDLYAFTPVNFSNLAREIGCNAVRAEKPADIGPAIRDALGSGRPSVVEVLTDIECSPWGG; encoded by the coding sequence ATGGCTCTGGAAAAAGGCATCAAGGGCAGCGAGTTTCTCGCCAAAACGCTCAAGGGGTACGGGACGACGCACGTCTTCCTCGTGGAAGCCATCCTGCGCCGGACGATGGTGGAGCTGGAGAAACTGGGGGTCCGCCGCATCGTGGCCCACTCGGAGAAAGCCGCAGCCTATATGGCAGACGGCTACGCCAGGGTCTCCCGCAAGGTGGGCGTCTGTTTCGCCCAGTCCGTCGGCGCCGCGAACCTGGCCTCCGGCCTGCAGGACGCGTTTCTCGCCAATGCGCCGGTGCTCGCCTTTACCGGGCAGAAACCGCCCATGTTCCAGCACCGCAACGCCTACCAGGAAATCATCCACCGCCCGCTGTTCGAGCCGGTGACGAAATACAACGTCTCCCTGACCGAGCCGGGCCAACTCCCCCTGTACCTCCGCCAGGCCTTCCGCGAAGCCACCAGCGGCTGCCCCGGCCCGGTGCACATCGACCTGCCCGACAACCTGGGCTTTTTCATCGACAACAGCACCATTTTCGAAGAGCCCGCCGCCGAGGAAAGCTTCATGGCCGCGCCCTCCTACCGCATCCCGCCCTGCCGGGAGGATGTGGCCGCCGCCGTCAAAGAGCTGATGGCGGCCGAACGCCCGGTTATTGTAGCCGGCGGCGGCGCGGTTTTCTCCGGCGCCGGGGCCGAAGTGACCGCACTGGCCGAGCTGTTGGATATTCCCGTCGCGGTGTCCGTCGACGGCAAAGGCTCCATCGCGGACAACCACCCCCTCAGCCTCGGGCCGGTGGGCAACTACGCCCGCGCATGCGCGAACGAAATCGTCTCCCAGGCGGACCTCGTGCTGTACGTCGGCTGCGGCACCGGCGACCAGGTGACGCGCAACTGGACCATCCCGGCCAAAGGCACGCGCATCATCCAGATCGACATCGACCCGCTGGAACTGGGCCGCAACTATCCCAACACCCTCGGCCTGCTCGGCGACGCGCGCCTCACACTGGCCGCCATGGCGGCAGCGATTGGCGCCAAACGGTCCAACGCCGGATCCAGGGCCGGATGGGCGGACCAGGCCGCCAGGGCCGTGGCCGCCTGGCGCAAGAGCCTTGAGCCTTTACGCGCGTCCGATGCGGTGCCCATCCGCGCCGAACGCCTGTGCGCCGAGTTGGAAAAAGTCCTGCCCGAGGATGCTGTCCTCGTTTCCGACACGGGCTTCTCCGCCATCTGGACCGCCGCCATGGTCGACTGCAACCACCCCGGCCAGCGGTATATCCGCGCGGCGGGCGGTTCCCTCGGCTGGGGCTATCCGGCGGCCCTCGGCGCCAAATGCGCCGTCGGCGAGCGGCCCGTCATCTGCTTCACCGGCGACGGCGCGATCTGGTATCATATCGCGGAAATGGAAACCGCCGTGCGCCACAACATCGCGACCGTGACCGTGCTCAACAACAACGGCGGCTTCGGCCAGTGCCTTGGGGGCATCCGCGCGGCCTACGGCGACGGGCCCGGCCGCAAAGAGGATCTGTACGCCTTCACGCCGGTCAATTTCAGCAACCTGGCCCGCGAAATCGGCTGCAATGCCGTGCGCGCGGAAAAGCCGGCCGACATCGGCCCGGCCATCCGGGACGCGCTTGGGTCCGGCAGGCCCTCGGTCGTGGAAGTGCTCACGGATATCGAGTGCTCCCCCTGGGGCGGCTGA